A DNA window from Cervus elaphus chromosome 17, mCerEla1.1, whole genome shotgun sequence contains the following coding sequences:
- the LOC122673385 gene encoding ras-related protein Rab-18-like, which produces MDEDVLTTLKILIISESGVGKSSLLLRFTDDTFDPELAATIGVDFKVKTISVDGNKAKLAIWDTAGQERFRTLTPSYYRGAQGVILVYDVTRRDTFVKLDNWLNELETYCTRNDIVNMLVGNKIDNENREVDRNEGLKFARKHSMLFIEASAKTCDGVQCAFEELVEKIIQTPGLWESENQNKGVKLTPREEGQGGGACGGYCSVL; this is translated from the coding sequence ATGGACGAGGACGTGCTAACCACCCTGAAGATCCTCATCATCAGCGAGAGCGGCGTGGGCAAGTCCAGCCTGCTCTTGAGGTTCACAGATGATACTTTTGATCCAGAGCTTGCAGCAACAATAGGTGTTGATTTTAAGGTGAAAACAATTTCAGTGGACGGAAATAAGGCAAAACTTGCAATATGGGATACTGCTGGTCAAGAAAGGTTCAGAACATTAACTCCCAGCTATTATAGAGGTGCACAGGGTGTTATTTTAGTTtatgatgtcacaagaagagacACCTTTGTTAAACTGGATAATTGGTTAAATGAGTTGGAAACATACTGCACGAGAAATGACATAGTAAACATGCTAGTtggaaataaaattgataacGAAAATCGTGAAGTTGATAGAAATGAAGGCCTGAAATTTGCACGAAAGCATTCCATGTTATTTATAGAGGCAAGTGCAAAAACCTGTGATGGTGTACAGTGTGCTTTTGAGGAACTTGTTGAAAAGATCATTCAGACCCCTGGACTGTGGGAAAGTGAGAACCAGAATAAAGGCGTCAAGCTGACACCCAGGGAAGAAGGCCAAGGAGGCGGAGCGTGTGGTGGTTACTGTTCTGTGttataa